One window from the genome of Thermococcus siculi encodes:
- the rrp41 gene encoding exosome complex exonuclease Rrp41 has translation MMGKPEDLKLIDENGKRIDGRKKYELRPIKMEVGVLKNADGSAYIEWGKNKILAAVYGPREIHPKHLQRPDRGILRVRYNMAPFSVEERKKPGPDRRSVEISKVIRGALEPALILDMFPRTAVDVFIEVLQADAGTRVAGIVAASLALADAGVPMRDLVSACAAGKIEGEIVLDLNKEEDNYGEADVPVAIMPLKNDITLLQMDGYLTREEFVEAVRLAIKGAKAVYQKQREALKAKYLKIAEEVGGGE, from the coding sequence ATGATGGGCAAGCCCGAGGATTTAAAGCTCATAGATGAGAACGGAAAGAGAATAGACGGGAGAAAGAAGTACGAACTGAGGCCAATTAAGATGGAAGTCGGTGTTTTGAAGAACGCCGACGGTTCCGCCTATATAGAGTGGGGTAAGAACAAGATTCTCGCCGCCGTCTACGGCCCGAGGGAGATACACCCCAAGCACCTCCAGAGGCCGGACAGGGGCATCCTAAGGGTAAGGTACAACATGGCCCCCTTCAGCGTTGAGGAGAGGAAGAAGCCCGGACCGGACAGAAGGAGCGTCGAGATAAGCAAGGTCATAAGGGGAGCGCTCGAACCGGCCCTGATACTCGACATGTTCCCCAGAACGGCGGTTGACGTCTTCATCGAGGTTCTCCAGGCCGATGCCGGTACCAGAGTAGCGGGAATCGTCGCGGCCTCACTGGCCCTTGCAGACGCGGGTGTGCCCATGAGAGACCTCGTTTCAGCGTGCGCCGCTGGGAAGATAGAGGGCGAGATAGTCCTCGACCTCAACAAGGAGGAGGACAACTACGGAGAGGCGGATGTCCCGGTCGCCATAATGCCGCTCAAGAACGACATAACCCTGCTCCAGATGGACGGCTACCTGACCAGGGAGGAGTTCGTCGAGGCCGTCAGGCTCGCCATCAAGGGGGCAAAGGCGGTCTACCAGAAGCAGCGCGAGGCGCTGAAGGCCAAGTACCTCAAAATAGCAGAGGAGGTCGGTGGAGGTGAGTGA
- a CDS encoding homoserine dehydrogenase: MDEVKLSLFGFGNVGRAVARVLLEKEKLFRERYGVGFKVVSIADTSGTVWLPEGIDLREALLVKETFGKLSSWTNDYEVYSFTPEEAVREIDADIVIDVTNDRNAHEWHLAALREGKAVVTSNKPPLASHYAELTEEAKRREIPYLFEATVMAGTPVIGLLRENLLGDTVERIEAVLNATTTFILSRMEMGLDFEEALRQAQRLGIAERDPSGDVLGIDAGYKATILHCVAFGPVTFDDARVKGIAEVTAGEVRRARAKGKTLRLVATVEKGRVAVEPKELPLESPLAVSNNENVAVIWTDLLGELVIKGAGAGLKETASGVVSDIVRASLRKA; the protein is encoded by the coding sequence GTGGATGAGGTTAAACTTTCTCTCTTCGGTTTTGGTAACGTTGGGAGGGCGGTTGCAAGGGTTCTCCTTGAAAAGGAAAAGCTCTTCCGCGAGAGATACGGTGTTGGTTTCAAGGTCGTGAGCATAGCGGACACCAGCGGGACGGTATGGCTCCCGGAGGGAATCGACCTCAGGGAGGCGCTTCTCGTTAAGGAAACATTCGGAAAGCTCTCCTCCTGGACGAACGACTACGAGGTCTACAGCTTCACGCCGGAGGAGGCCGTTCGGGAGATCGACGCCGACATCGTCATCGACGTTACAAACGATAGAAACGCCCATGAATGGCACCTTGCGGCGCTCAGGGAGGGAAAAGCAGTTGTCACGAGCAACAAGCCTCCTCTGGCATCTCACTACGCCGAACTCACGGAGGAGGCTAAGAGGAGGGAAATACCTTACCTCTTCGAGGCGACCGTGATGGCGGGAACGCCGGTAATAGGCCTCCTGCGCGAGAACCTCTTAGGAGATACTGTGGAGAGAATCGAGGCCGTCCTCAACGCGACCACGACCTTCATCCTGAGCAGAATGGAGATGGGCCTCGACTTCGAGGAGGCCCTGAGACAGGCCCAGAGGCTCGGGATAGCCGAGAGGGATCCGAGCGGTGACGTTCTTGGCATAGATGCGGGCTACAAGGCGACCATCCTCCACTGCGTCGCCTTTGGACCGGTAACGTTCGATGACGCCAGGGTTAAGGGCATAGCCGAGGTAACCGCCGGAGAAGTTCGGAGGGCCAGGGCCAAGGGAAAAACCCTGAGGCTCGTCGCAACGGTGGAAAAAGGCAGGGTGGCCGTCGAGCCGAAGGAACTTCCATTGGAGAGTCCCCTTGCGGTTTCAAACAACGAAAACGTTGCGGTTATCTGGACGGATCTCCTCGGAGAGCTGGTAATCAAAGGGGCCGGAGCCGGGCTTAAGGAGACGGCCAGCGGCGTTGTGAGTGACATCGTGAGGGCGTCCCTCAGAAAAGCTTGA
- a CDS encoding ribosome assembly factor SBDS — translation MPISVDKAVIARLKTHGETFEILVDPYLARDFKEGKDVPIEEILATPYVFKDAHKGDKASEHEMEKIFGTSDPYEVAKVILRKGEVQLTAEQRRQMLEDKRRYIATVIHRHAVDPRTGYPHPVDRILRAMEEAGVHIDLFKDAEAQVPGVIKAIRPLLPIKLEMKVIAVKIPGDYVGKAYGEVRKFGNIKREEWASDGSWMFLIEIPGGVEEEFYEKLNALTKGTAITKLIERKGL, via the coding sequence ATGCCCATAAGCGTTGATAAGGCCGTCATCGCCCGTCTGAAGACGCACGGCGAGACCTTCGAGATACTGGTTGACCCCTACCTGGCGAGGGACTTCAAGGAAGGGAAGGACGTCCCCATAGAGGAGATTCTCGCCACCCCCTACGTTTTCAAAGATGCCCACAAGGGCGACAAGGCCAGCGAGCACGAGATGGAGAAGATATTCGGCACCAGCGACCCCTACGAGGTCGCCAAGGTTATCCTCCGGAAGGGAGAGGTTCAGCTCACCGCTGAGCAGAGGAGGCAGATGCTCGAGGACAAGAGGCGCTACATAGCGACCGTGATACACAGGCACGCCGTTGATCCGAGGACCGGCTATCCCCATCCCGTTGACAGGATTCTCCGCGCCATGGAGGAAGCTGGAGTCCACATAGACCTCTTCAAAGACGCAGAGGCCCAGGTTCCAGGGGTTATCAAGGCCATAAGGCCACTCCTCCCGATAAAGCTGGAGATGAAGGTCATAGCCGTGAAGATACCCGGTGACTACGTGGGCAAAGCCTACGGCGAGGTCAGGAAGTTCGGAAACATAAAGCGGGAGGAGTGGGCCAGCGACGGCTCTTGGATGTTCCTCATCGAGATTCCGGGAGGAGTTGAGGAGGAGTTTTATGAGAAGCTTAACGCCCTGACGAAGGGCACCGCGATAACTAAACTGATAGAGAGGAAGGGACTATGA
- a CDS encoding ZPR1 zinc finger domain-containing protein, with protein MSEKREKEPKPDDVQVISLGDCPICGGKGTLKAIQYVHDIPYFGKVMESTIICEKCGYRNADVMILEDRPPKLYTVKVEEEKDLFTRVVRSKSGTIELDEIGVKIEPGPAAEGFVTNVEGVLERVRETLIMARHFKEQEGDKEAVKKTEEILEYIEDVKEGKKPLTVRIMDPLGNSALIGEKVKSRLLTQEEIDSLSLGPYVKVNPEELEAGESGNSGKKGSGGEGH; from the coding sequence ATGAGCGAGAAGCGTGAGAAGGAACCCAAACCGGACGATGTCCAGGTCATCTCCCTCGGCGACTGCCCGATATGCGGTGGCAAGGGCACGCTGAAGGCCATCCAGTACGTTCACGACATTCCCTACTTCGGAAAGGTCATGGAGAGCACGATAATCTGCGAGAAATGCGGTTACAGGAACGCCGACGTAATGATACTCGAGGACAGGCCTCCAAAGCTCTACACGGTGAAGGTCGAGGAGGAGAAGGACCTCTTCACACGCGTCGTCAGGAGCAAGAGCGGAACCATAGAGCTGGACGAGATCGGGGTCAAGATAGAGCCTGGGCCGGCCGCAGAGGGCTTCGTAACCAACGTCGAAGGCGTCCTGGAGCGCGTCAGGGAGACGCTGATAATGGCCAGGCACTTCAAGGAGCAGGAGGGCGATAAAGAGGCCGTGAAAAAGACCGAGGAGATACTGGAGTACATCGAGGATGTCAAGGAGGGCAAGAAGCCCCTCACCGTCAGGATAATGGACCCCCTCGGAAACAGCGCCCTCATCGGAGAGAAAGTGAAGAGCAGGCTCCTAACCCAGGAGGAGATAGACTCCCTCAGCCTCGGCCCCTACGTGAAGGTCAACCCCGAGGAGCTGGAAGCGGGAGAAAGCGGGAACTCCGGGAAGAAGGGTTCTGGAGGAGAGGGACATTAG
- a CDS encoding nucleotide pyrophosphohydrolase translates to MDFKELEKRLVAFRDARGWGRYHTPKNLAISAAVELGELLEHFQWESDEEILEAVKDPAKREAIADEIADVIIYLTLLAHELGIDLDEAVERKIEKNGRKYPIRI, encoded by the coding sequence GTGGACTTCAAGGAGCTGGAGAAGAGGCTCGTCGCCTTCCGGGATGCTCGGGGCTGGGGGAGGTACCACACGCCCAAGAACCTCGCCATCTCGGCAGCGGTTGAGCTGGGCGAACTCCTGGAGCACTTCCAGTGGGAGAGCGACGAGGAGATACTGGAGGCGGTGAAAGACCCTGCTAAAAGAGAGGCCATAGCCGACGAGATAGCCGACGTGATAATCTACCTCACGCTCCTGGCTCACGAGCTTGGAATAGACCTCGACGAGGCCGTTGAGAGGAAGATAGAGAAGAACGGGAGGAAATATCCGATTAGGATTTGA
- a CDS encoding CGP-CTERM sorting domain-containing protein, with protein MKKLLPLLFAFLLLTPAVNAVNVWEHINTSREMYSVSVTAFPCGESPRDPLNHSAIAVVEIRYALDEEHVFSVSYSAYDGKWTEKVSPRYPQYWDKNPFNFSIWNVTRVMEEYQWGLENYLPNITGEVIDGVEWPEKYWVRRISRWKVWINASKFQVTLYGDCTEICVYVTFQCRNPENMTCNWSKPIVETHPMMPPTTTTTGQKDKKTCGPGAILGLALLPALLRRRRGG; from the coding sequence ATGAAAAAACTCCTCCCATTGCTTTTTGCCTTTTTGCTCCTCACTCCTGCGGTTAATGCCGTGAACGTCTGGGAGCACATAAACACCAGCAGGGAAATGTATTCCGTGAGTGTGACTGCATTCCCCTGTGGAGAGTCCCCTCGCGACCCCCTAAACCACTCGGCCATAGCCGTGGTAGAAATCAGGTACGCCCTTGACGAAGAGCACGTGTTCTCTGTCTCGTATTCAGCATACGATGGCAAGTGGACCGAAAAAGTAAGCCCCCGATACCCCCAGTACTGGGACAAAAATCCCTTCAACTTCTCCATTTGGAACGTCACCAGAGTCATGGAAGAGTACCAGTGGGGTCTAGAGAACTACCTCCCCAACATAACGGGGGAAGTTATTGACGGAGTTGAATGGCCTGAAAAATACTGGGTGAGGAGAATATCCCGATGGAAAGTGTGGATAAACGCGAGTAAGTTCCAGGTAACACTATACGGAGACTGCACAGAAATATGCGTTTACGTAACCTTCCAATGCCGGAATCCAGAGAACATGACGTGCAACTGGAGCAAACCGATCGTTGAAACGCACCCAATGATGCCCCCAACGACAACAACTACAGGACAGAAAGACAAGAAAACCTGTGGCCCAGGGGCAATACTCGGGCTGGCGCTGCTCCCGGCGCTGCTCAGAAGGAGGCGGGGTGGATAA
- a CDS encoding ASCH domain-containing protein, protein MEHVIALHQVYAELIFRGLKTVELRKRKTFGEGDLVFLYVARGNPYELRDTLRRLGLHEEQTLTQRGTIAGGFEVGEVIKADLDTLWEMTKDTSGLTLVHGENGKKWLGEYIKDFGYAFTIERPFLFKEPVTREEMKEKYGVHVEGIIHVSRRTRKEWVKNLMEDLLAREAVYL, encoded by the coding sequence ATGGAGCACGTCATAGCCCTCCACCAGGTCTACGCGGAGCTGATATTCCGGGGATTGAAGACGGTAGAGCTGAGAAAACGGAAGACCTTCGGCGAGGGAGACCTTGTTTTTCTCTATGTAGCGAGGGGGAATCCCTACGAGCTGCGCGACACCCTTAGGAGGCTCGGCCTCCACGAGGAGCAGACGCTAACTCAAAGGGGGACGATAGCGGGTGGCTTTGAGGTTGGGGAGGTCATAAAGGCCGACCTCGACACCCTCTGGGAGATGACCAAAGACACGAGCGGACTGACCCTCGTTCACGGCGAGAACGGGAAGAAGTGGCTTGGAGAGTACATAAAGGACTTCGGATACGCCTTCACCATAGAGAGGCCCTTCCTCTTCAAGGAGCCAGTTACCAGGGAGGAGATGAAGGAGAAGTACGGAGTTCACGTCGAGGGCATAATCCACGTTTCAAGGAGGACGAGAAAGGAGTGGGTGAAAAACCTGATGGAGGACCTCCTCGCGAGGGAGGCCGTTTACCTCTAA
- a CDS encoding cell division protein SepF has translation MGLFDSLKKKDEKAKRKPPAAVKKSVAAPRHDIDVVPLEEDVLAKEIVKPQIRYLKKIVVTSYADLERISEELQNGNIVLVDLTPLEVKPEVLEKVAEQIKGMVSALDGQAAKICKHEIKLILVPSDIRIAK, from the coding sequence ATGGGACTGTTTGACAGCCTTAAGAAGAAGGACGAAAAGGCAAAAAGGAAGCCGCCGGCGGCGGTCAAGAAGAGTGTCGCCGCTCCCAGGCATGACATCGATGTGGTTCCTCTTGAGGAGGATGTTCTTGCTAAGGAGATAGTCAAGCCCCAGATACGCTATCTCAAGAAGATAGTGGTAACCAGCTACGCCGACCTTGAGAGAATCTCGGAGGAGCTTCAGAACGGTAACATAGTTCTCGTTGACCTCACTCCGCTCGAAGTCAAGCCCGAGGTGCTTGAGAAGGTCGCGGAGCAGATCAAGGGGATGGTCAGCGCCCTCGACGGTCAGGCCGCTAAAATATGCAAGCACGAAATAAAGCTGATCCTCGTCCCGTCGGACATAAGGATCGCCAAGTGA
- the rrp42 gene encoding exosome complex protein Rrp42 has translation MEVMAGIMRDRILALLKDGKRIDDRGLEEYRDLDIKVNVIEKAEGSAWVRLGNTQVLVGIKVDMGEPFPDLPDRGVITTNVELVPLASPSFEPGPPDENAIELARVVDRGIRESQAVELEKLVIVPGKLVRVVFIDVHVLDHDGNLLDATGIGAIAALLSTKMPKVVYNEETDEVEVLDEYEPLPVRRVPIPVTFAKIGQNLLVDPNLDEEMVMDGRITITTDENAMISSVQKSESGSFKLEEVMYAVDTAIKKAAELREKVLEAVKAE, from the coding sequence ATGGAAGTAATGGCGGGGATCATGCGCGACAGAATCCTCGCGCTCCTCAAGGACGGCAAGCGCATAGACGACCGCGGTCTCGAGGAGTACAGGGACCTCGACATCAAAGTCAACGTCATAGAGAAGGCGGAAGGTTCCGCGTGGGTCAGGCTCGGCAACACCCAGGTTCTGGTCGGCATAAAGGTCGACATGGGTGAACCCTTCCCCGATCTGCCGGACAGGGGCGTCATAACCACCAACGTGGAGCTGGTTCCGCTGGCATCGCCGAGCTTCGAACCAGGTCCACCTGACGAGAACGCCATCGAGCTGGCCCGTGTCGTCGACAGGGGCATAAGGGAGAGCCAGGCGGTTGAGCTTGAGAAGCTCGTCATAGTACCCGGCAAGCTCGTCCGCGTCGTCTTCATAGACGTCCATGTGCTCGACCACGACGGTAACCTCCTCGATGCAACTGGGATAGGTGCCATCGCCGCCCTCCTCAGCACCAAGATGCCCAAGGTTGTCTACAACGAGGAGACCGACGAGGTGGAGGTTCTCGACGAGTACGAGCCGCTCCCGGTTCGGAGGGTTCCGATACCGGTTACCTTCGCCAAGATCGGCCAGAACCTCCTCGTTGACCCGAACCTCGACGAGGAGATGGTCATGGACGGCAGGATAACCATAACCACCGACGAGAACGCCATGATCTCCTCCGTCCAGAAGAGCGAGAGCGGAAGCTTCAAGCTCGAGGAGGTTATGTACGCGGTTGACACGGCGATCAAGAAGGCCGCCGAGCTGAGGGAGAAGGTCCTTGAGGCCGTTAAGGCCGAGTGA
- the psmA gene encoding archaeal proteasome endopeptidase complex subunit alpha, with translation MAFVPPQAGYDRAITVFSPDGRLFQVNYAREAVKRGATAVGVKWKDGVVLAVEKRITSKLIEPSSYEKIFQIDDHIAAAPSGIIADARVLVDRARLEAQVYRLTYGEPVPLTVLVKKICDLKQAHTQYGGVRPFGAALLMAGVNDKPELYETDPSGAYFEWKAVAIGSGRNVAMAIFEEHYTDDIDMEGAVKLAILALAKTLEEPSAEGIEVAYITTEDKRWKKLSKEDVEKYLAEILEEVKEEEVEEREEDYSELDQNY, from the coding sequence ATGGCGTTTGTACCACCACAGGCCGGTTACGACAGGGCTATTACGGTTTTCAGCCCTGACGGAAGGCTTTTCCAGGTGAACTACGCGAGGGAGGCAGTGAAGCGCGGAGCCACGGCAGTCGGCGTCAAGTGGAAGGACGGCGTCGTCCTCGCGGTCGAGAAGAGGATAACCAGCAAGCTCATAGAGCCGAGCAGCTACGAAAAGATATTCCAGATCGACGACCACATAGCGGCCGCCCCGAGCGGCATAATAGCCGATGCCCGCGTTCTCGTCGACAGGGCCAGGCTGGAGGCCCAGGTCTACAGGCTCACCTACGGCGAACCCGTTCCGCTCACCGTTCTGGTGAAGAAGATATGCGACCTCAAGCAGGCCCACACCCAGTACGGCGGTGTGAGGCCCTTCGGTGCGGCCCTTCTCATGGCGGGCGTCAACGACAAGCCCGAGCTTTACGAGACGGACCCGAGCGGCGCCTACTTCGAGTGGAAGGCTGTCGCTATAGGAAGCGGAAGGAACGTTGCCATGGCCATCTTCGAGGAGCACTACACCGACGACATTGACATGGAGGGCGCGGTAAAGCTCGCCATACTGGCCCTAGCGAAGACCCTCGAGGAGCCGAGCGCCGAGGGTATAGAGGTTGCCTACATAACCACCGAGGACAAGCGCTGGAAGAAGCTCTCGAAGGAAGACGTCGAGAAGTACCTGGCTGAAATCCTCGAAGAGGTCAAGGAAGAGGAAGTCGAGGAGAGGGAAGAGGACTACTCCGAACTCGACCAGAACTACTGA
- a CDS encoding PIN domain-containing protein: MSENAERVLGLPEKVTSKVAINEAVYVVFRRLVRDKGITSVHEAKKFVKLKEGRELLERAYSTVMKLVELSGITVVEEENDFDVLKAVSMEYGLLPNDAIIVATCIKHGITEIATFDSDFENVPFLKIVRG, translated from the coding sequence ACTGCCTGAGAAGGTAACGTCCAAAGTCGCAATAAACGAGGCCGTGTACGTGGTCTTCAGGAGACTGGTCCGCGATAAGGGAATAACGAGCGTACATGAAGCAAAGAAGTTCGTGAAGCTAAAAGAAGGACGAGAGCTGCTTGAACGGGCTTACTCCACTGTTATGAAGCTCGTTGAGCTTTCGGGGATAACGGTTGTGGAGGAAGAGAACGACTTCGACGTTCTAAAGGCCGTGTCCATGGAGTACGGCCTTCTTCCAAACGATGCAATAATCGTTGCAACGTGCATTAAACATGGAATAACGGAAATAGCTACCTTTGACAGTGACTTTGAGAACGTTCCTTTCTTAAAAATAGTGAGGGGCTAA
- a CDS encoding HIT family protein, producing MECPFCSPEKDVILYEDRLVRILIDSYPASRGHLLVVPKRHVERWEELTWAEKSALVRGMELAMGKLRETLKPDAFNVGMNLGRAAGQTVPHLHLHVIPRWEGDCAHPRGGVRKAVLDLEDENLKMRERWERNRLSEEEVERLREAFKRYSLE from the coding sequence ATGGAGTGCCCGTTCTGCAGTCCGGAGAAAGATGTTATACTCTACGAGGACAGACTGGTTAGAATTCTCATAGACTCGTATCCGGCCAGCAGGGGTCATCTCTTAGTCGTCCCGAAGAGGCACGTCGAGCGGTGGGAGGAGCTAACTTGGGCGGAAAAATCGGCCCTGGTTAGGGGTATGGAACTGGCGATGGGGAAGCTAAGGGAGACGCTGAAGCCCGACGCCTTCAACGTGGGGATGAACCTCGGAAGGGCCGCCGGTCAGACGGTCCCGCATCTTCACCTCCACGTCATTCCGAGATGGGAAGGTGACTGCGCCCATCCCAGGGGAGGCGTTAGGAAGGCGGTTCTCGATCTGGAGGACGAGAATCTAAAAATGAGGGAGCGCTGGGAGAGGAACAGGTTGAGCGAGGAAGAGGTTGAGAGGCTGAGGGAGGCTTTTAAGAGATACTCGCTGGAATAA
- the rrp4 gene encoding exosome complex RNA-binding protein Rrp4 gives MRRIFVKSRELVVPGTLLAQGPFKYGRGTFREGNRIYSTVVGLVEIRGDAIRVIPLEGPYMPEVGDNVLGKIVDVRFSAWAVDIGAPYEASLRVQDATEERIDLMKTDLRKIFDIGDIIYARIKGYNEINQIDLTTKGMPFRGGPLRGGQLVTITPSKVPRLIGKGGSMINLIKKLTNTRIIVGQNGWVWVSGKNEELEKLAIEAILKVNRESHTQGLTDRIKELLTTRLQELKEQGVIEEIPQIEEPKNGEGEGE, from the coding sequence ATGAGAAGGATTTTCGTAAAGAGTAGGGAACTGGTTGTCCCTGGGACTTTACTCGCCCAGGGGCCGTTTAAGTACGGAAGAGGGACCTTCAGGGAAGGCAACAGGATATACTCGACCGTCGTGGGGCTGGTTGAGATAAGGGGCGACGCCATAAGGGTGATCCCGCTCGAAGGCCCCTACATGCCGGAGGTCGGAGACAACGTCCTCGGAAAGATAGTCGACGTTAGGTTCTCCGCTTGGGCCGTTGACATAGGCGCCCCATACGAGGCCAGCCTGCGCGTTCAGGACGCCACGGAGGAGCGCATCGACCTCATGAAGACCGACCTGAGGAAGATATTCGACATAGGCGACATAATATACGCCAGGATAAAGGGCTACAACGAGATAAACCAGATAGACCTCACCACGAAGGGCATGCCCTTCAGGGGCGGCCCGCTCAGGGGAGGGCAGCTGGTGACGATAACGCCCTCCAAGGTGCCCAGGCTCATAGGCAAGGGCGGCTCCATGATCAACCTCATCAAAAAGCTGACCAACACGAGGATAATAGTCGGCCAGAACGGCTGGGTATGGGTCAGCGGTAAGAACGAGGAGCTGGAGAAGCTGGCTATTGAGGCGATACTCAAGGTGAACAGGGAGAGCCACACCCAGGGACTCACCGACAGGATCAAGGAACTCCTCACCACCAGGCTCCAGGAGCTAAAGGAGCAGGGTGTTATTGAGGAGATACCCCAGATTGAGGAACCCAAGAACGGAGAGGGTGAAGGAGAATGA
- the iorA gene encoding indolepyruvate ferredoxin oxidoreductase subunit alpha encodes MEAVKTKPYPSDAAEVNSEKRERKLLMGNEAIAYGALESGIVFATGYPGTPSTEVVETIAHLKPEVFAEWAPNEKVALEEAAGVAYTGLRALVTMKCVGLNVAADPLMSLAYSGVEGGLVVLVADDPGPHTSQTEQDDRYYGKLSLLPVLEPVDPQEAHDLIKYAYELSERYKVPIIFRTTTRVNHTTADVEVGEFIELNRKPVFKKDIERYVRASMEGNRKRHKWLNETLRKIEEEFNEMPFNWIEGKGDAKIGIIVEGAPYNYVKEVLPKINADFKILKLSTPHPLPKKLVVEFLKTVDEAIVIEDGAPFLEEEVKIAAYEAGLNVPIYGKRSGHLPLEGELTPSLVRNALLSLIGEEGEEYTKPEEVAYAESLAPKRPPVMCPGCPHRGSYRAALDALRDLKLGRYSVPIHGDIGCYALSLLPPLEAIWTEYVMGASISLANGQSVVMDKKIIATIGDSTFFHNGIQPLVDAVYKNLNVLVMILDNRTTAMTGHQPHPGTGGSETGRKFNEIDIEALVKALGVKYVKTVDPYDLKATREAIKEAMQIEGPAVIIAKQECVIPVIRRGEIGEKPIVIEDKCTGCKACILLTGCPALVYDPDTNKVRIDELLCTGCGVCNQTCPFDAIKFPSELDKGA; translated from the coding sequence GTGGAAGCGGTTAAAACCAAGCCTTACCCTTCTGACGCGGCCGAAGTTAATTCCGAGAAGCGCGAGAGAAAGCTCCTCATGGGCAACGAGGCGATAGCCTACGGTGCACTTGAGAGCGGCATTGTCTTTGCTACCGGCTATCCCGGAACGCCCTCAACGGAGGTCGTGGAGACAATAGCCCACCTCAAACCTGAAGTTTTCGCCGAGTGGGCACCGAACGAGAAGGTGGCCCTTGAGGAAGCTGCCGGCGTTGCCTACACTGGGCTAAGGGCCCTCGTTACAATGAAGTGTGTCGGACTGAACGTCGCAGCAGATCCTCTCATGAGCCTCGCCTATTCCGGTGTTGAAGGAGGTTTAGTAGTTCTCGTCGCCGACGACCCCGGACCGCACACGAGCCAGACCGAGCAGGACGACAGGTATTACGGAAAGCTCTCGCTCCTCCCCGTTCTTGAGCCTGTCGACCCGCAGGAGGCCCACGACCTCATAAAGTACGCCTACGAGCTGAGCGAGCGCTATAAGGTCCCGATAATATTCAGGACGACGACGAGGGTTAACCACACGACAGCTGACGTTGAGGTGGGTGAGTTCATTGAACTCAACAGAAAACCCGTCTTCAAGAAGGACATTGAAAGATACGTCAGGGCAAGCATGGAAGGAAACAGAAAGAGGCACAAGTGGCTGAATGAGACCCTCAGGAAGATCGAGGAGGAGTTCAACGAGATGCCCTTCAACTGGATCGAGGGGAAGGGCGACGCTAAAATCGGAATAATCGTTGAAGGCGCCCCATACAACTACGTGAAGGAGGTCCTTCCAAAGATAAACGCCGACTTCAAAATCCTCAAGCTCTCAACACCGCATCCTCTCCCCAAGAAGCTCGTCGTTGAGTTCCTGAAGACCGTTGATGAGGCCATAGTCATCGAAGACGGTGCACCGTTCCTTGAGGAGGAGGTTAAGATAGCGGCCTACGAAGCGGGGCTTAACGTGCCGATATATGGAAAGAGAAGCGGTCATCTGCCGCTTGAGGGTGAGCTTACACCCTCCCTCGTGAGGAACGCCCTTCTCAGCCTCATCGGCGAGGAAGGTGAGGAGTACACCAAGCCGGAGGAGGTTGCCTACGCCGAGAGTTTAGCTCCTAAGAGACCGCCAGTGATGTGTCCCGGCTGCCCACATAGAGGCTCCTACAGGGCCGCCCTCGACGCCTTGAGGGACCTCAAGCTCGGCCGCTACTCCGTGCCCATACACGGAGACATAGGCTGCTACGCCCTATCGCTCCTCCCGCCGCTCGAGGCCATCTGGACGGAGTACGTCATGGGCGCGAGCATAAGCCTCGCCAACGGTCAGAGCGTCGTCATGGACAAAAAGATAATCGCTACCATTGGCGATTCAACGTTCTTCCACAACGGAATCCAGCCTTTGGTTGATGCCGTCTACAAGAACCTGAACGTCCTGGTGATGATACTCGACAACAGGACGACGGCCATGACCGGCCACCAGCCACACCCCGGAACCGGCGGAAGCGAGACCGGAAGGAAGTTCAATGAGATCGACATAGAGGCCCTCGTGAAGGCCCTGGGAGTGAAATACGTCAAGACCGTTGATCCCTACGATCTCAAGGCAACGAGGGAAGCGATAAAGGAAGCCATGCAGATTGAAGGGCCGGCTGTCATAATAGCCAAGCAGGAGTGCGTCATCCCGGTGATAAGGCGCGGTGAGATAGGGGAGAAGCCGATAGTCATTGAGGACAAGTGTACGGGCTGCAAGGCGTGCATACTCCTGACCGGCTGTCCGGCTCTCGTCTACGACCCCGACACCAACAAGGTCAGAATAGACGAGCTTCTCTGCACCGGCTGTGGCGTCTGCAACCAGACGTGCCCGTTCGACGCCATAAAGTTCCCGAGCGAGCTGGATAAGGGGGCTTAG